One stretch of Brettanomyces nanus chromosome 4, complete sequence DNA includes these proteins:
- a CDS encoding uncharacterized protein (EggNog:ENOG41), with the protein MNAQLIQSYGCGDWVLNLECFDSHGIVAGMSNGFIKLFPFADQKGLAGGSLSSFKAHDGAVNKLIAINENTLASCGNDGMVKIWDLRQPLKSDQSQPIAVMKNQRGLPFLSLDVGHGLIASGTALKGQDSELILWDLKNPDTCIRTFKDSHHDDITEIRFHPTRSDLLLSGSTDGYVNIYDLKMEDEEDALLQVINFDSIHSANFLSENRIYSLSHMETLLVDELVNTTIEETEGVVESTPDKYGDVREKWGCEYVVDLYAPGYICCGSNTKRELKLFHFDPLKEDFAQLGNTQSIKFPEAHGDEVVRDMAIYNNIVYTAGEDSTVKAWKLPCNLTETTHTFFGSQKQLRNNENRHEHKHEHEHKHEHKHEHKHEHKHEHEHKHSHKHNHKHKHPARFKPY; encoded by the coding sequence ATGAACGCACAACTCATCCAATCATACGGTTGTGGAGACTGGGTGCTCAACCTAGAATGCTTTGATAGTCATGGAATTGTTGCAGGAATGTCCAATGGATTCATCAAGCTATTTCCTTTTGCCGATCAAAAGGGATTAGCTGGAGgttctttatcttcattcaAAGCACATGACGGTGCTGTGAACAAACTTATAGCCATAAATGAGAATACGTTAGCTAGTTGTGGTAATGATGGTATGGTGAAAATCTGGGATCTTAGACAGCCCTTGAAATCTGACCAAAGCCAGCCAATTGCTGTTATGAAGAACCAAAGAGGTTTACCATTTTTGTCTTTAGATGTAGGTCACGGACTGATAGCTTCAGGAACAGCATTGAAAGGACAGGACTCTGAATTAATATTATGGGATTTAAAAAATCCTGATACTTGTATCAGGACTTTTAAGGATTCTCATCATGATGATATCACCGAGATTAGATTTCATCCTACTAGAAGCGATCTTTTGCTAAGTGGGTCGACGGATGGTTATGTGAACATCTATGATCTTAAAATggaagacgaggaagatGCACTACTGCAGGTGATCAATTTCGACTCTATACATTCTGCCAATTTCTTATCTGAAAACAGAATATACTCGCTATCGCATATGGAGACGTTATTAGTCGACGAACTTGTCAATACTACTATCGAGGAAACCGAAGGGGTAGTTGAGTCTACACCCGACAAATACGGTGATGTCAGAGAGAAATGGGGCTGTGAATATGTCGTGGACTTGTATGCTCCAGGATACATCTGTTGTGGATCCAATACCAAAAGAGAATTGAAGCTATTTCATTTCGATCCCTtaaaagaagattttgcTCAATTAGGAAATACCCAAAGCATCAAATTTCCGGAGGCTCACGGTGACGAAGTTGTTAGAGATATGGCCATCTACAACAATATAGTTTACACGGCCGGTGAAGACAGTACAGTCAAAGCCTGGAAACTACCATGTAATCTTACTGAAACTACCCATACATTTTTCGGATCTCAGAAGCAGCTAAGGAACAATGAGAATAGACATGAACATAAGCATGAGCATGAGCATAAGCATGAACACAAACATGAGCATAAGCATGAACACAAACATGAGCATGAACACAAACACTCCCATAAACACAACCACAAACATAAACATCCAGCCAGATTTAAACCATACTAA
- a CDS encoding uncharacterized protein (BUSCO:EOG09340HO1): MSSVNKSGTRFTPKLNQRRRLNGHVTRSVTSKLNKHDIEALEETTATVEQDQEKIDKVEVEDSEKSDQNGETSVPVVSRQDEQSIVESRRASTTISRSSSRRPSISHRRPSEASVLSNGAASRRLSSLSTMNNAKIKHGIKNNRPSVNVLPPLFSGRRASVNSTLSMEEFVADIQEIPGEEAQPVKITIPSAAPARRRTSSVARLPRKRRFSKSESGSRIKVPSQPQIKISESQEELIPSKKPKIEVGESKRKVKKQRELELTPAELKAKAKYCFNPIENKLVRISLEKSDEVPAADDESLIIDSISQLSAIKKKENPKLLEKFIINEKKVTLKQLCKPFIPMGRISRDYGRAIEGDKSRKMRADQRRVKRKLAKKLRISVSELDGEEESERMKEGKQRVKELLEKEEEESGSARMVPKLITDELGNVTYSHESTYVDRHSTTTADMDKERIVENPYENLVTSGTYSKQRFVDKWTAQETAEFYKALSVWGTDFGLIAQLFPYRNRRQVKSKFNQEEKSHPHLIEFALLRKLPVDIEEYSGKAGKEFKTLDEYNAELKDLKLKHDKQLKKMVDAKEQARVEDLNNAQGQIDVPTKATAKSRKAVLLEFRRNEEVVGTVSH; this comes from the coding sequence ATGAGTAGCGTCAACAAATCAGGAACCCGGTTTACACCAAAGTTgaatcaaagaaggagattaAACGGTCATGTTACTCGCTCTGTTACTTCGAAGCTGAATAAGCATGATATTGAAGCACTCGAGGAGACTACAGCAACAGTAgaacaagatcaagaaaagatcGACAaggttgaagttgaagactCCGAAAAATCTGATCAAAATGGTGAGACATCAGTTCCTGTGGTGTCAAGGCAGGATGAGCAGTCTATTGTCGAGTCGAGAAGAGCGTCTACTACTATATCAAGAAGTAGTTCCAGAAGGCCATCCATCAGTCACAGACGACCCAGTGAAGCCAGTGTTTTATCAAACGGGGCTGCGAGCAGAAGGTTATCGTCTTTATCTACGATGAATAACGCAAAGATCAAGCATGGTATCAAGAATAATAGACCCAGTGTTAATGTGCTTCCACCGCTCTTCTCTGGAAGAAGAGCGTCTGTGAACTCTACACTGAGTATGGAGGAGTTTGTGGCTGATATCCAGGAAATTCCGGGCGAAGAAGCTCAGCCTGTAAAAATCACCATTCCTTCAGCTGCCCCGGCAAGGAGAAGAACAAGTTCGGTGGCCCGATTaccaagaaagagaaggtttTCAAAGTCTGAATCTGGTAGTCGAATCAAAGTTCCTTCGCAGCCACAGATTAAGATTTCCGAGtctcaagaagaattaataccttcaaagaaacCTAAGATTGAGGTTGGAGAATCTAAAAGGAAAGTTAAAAAGCAGAGAGAGCTTGAATTGACTCCAGCAGAATTGAAAGCAAAGGCTAAGTATTGTTTCAACCCAATTGAGAATAAACTTGTGAGGATCAGTTTGGAGAAATCGGATGAGGTACCGGCTGCCGATGACGAGAGTTTAATTATTGATAGTATCTCGCAGTTAAGTgctatcaaaaagaaggaaaatccCAAGTTACTTGAGAAATTTATTatcaatgaaaagaaagttaCGTTGAAGCAGTTGTGCAAACCGTTCATTCCTATGGGAAGAATATCGAGAGATTATGGTCGTGCCATTGAAGGAGACAAATCACGTAAGATGCGTGCGGACCAACGTCGGGTAAAACGGAAACTTGCCAAGAAGCTGAGAATATCTGTAAGTGAATTGGATGGAGAGGAAGAGTCTGAAAGAATGAAGGAGGGAAAACAGAGAGTGAAAGAATTacttgagaaagaagaagaagaatcaggAAGCGCAAGAATGGTGCCTAAGTTGATAACAGATGAGCTAGGTAATGTGACATACAGTCATGAATCCACCTATGTAGATAGACATTCTACAACTACGGCGGACatggataaagaaaggATTGTGGAAAATCCGTATGAGAATTTGGTGACATCGGGGACCTATTCGAAGCAGAGGTTTGTGGATAAATGGACTGCTCAAGAAACTGCAGAGTTTTACAAGGCGCTTTCAGTATGGGGAACGGATTTCGGATTGATTGCGCAGTTATTTCCTTATCGAAACAGAAGACAGGTAAAGTCAAAGTTTAAccaggaagagaagagtcATCCGCACCTAATCGAATTTGCACTACTAAGGAAGCTACCGGTggatattgaagaatattcagGTAAGGCGGGCAAAGAGTTTAAGACTCTGGATGAGTATAATGCTGAGTTGAAGGATCTCAAGCTTAAACATGATAAGCAATTAAAGAAAATGGTGGACGCCAAAGAGCAGGCCAGAGTTGAGGATCTCAACAATGCACAAGGACAGATTGATGTTCCTACGAAAGCTACAGCCAAATCAAGAAAGGCAGTGCTCTTGGAATTTAGAAGGAacgaagaagttgttggtACAGTCAGCCATTAG